ACCGGGGTGGCCGTCGTCGCCGAGACGGCGGCGGCCGCGGCGTCGCGGTAGACGATGTCCTGCTCCTCGACGACCTTCACCTCGCCGTCCTGGCTGATGGTGTGCCGGACGACGACGAAGGTCAGTGGGCCCGAACGGCCCGTCTTGTCCGTCGTCGAAACGACTTCGGTGCGCCGGGTCGCGGCCCGGCCGACGACCAGCGGCCCGGTCCGGGTGACGCGGCCGCCGGCCGCCATGCGCCGGCGTCCGGGCGCGGGCGGGGCCGGGACGACCCCGCGCACGGGATGGCCGTCCGGCCCGAGATCGGCCTGGTGCGGCCGATCGAGCAGGTAGACCCAATGCCACAGCAGCGGCAGCCCGTCGTCCTCCAGGTCCGGCGGATCGACGCCGAGCAGCCGGGCCAGCGCCACGGCGGGCTCCGGTTGCAGCACTTCGGTGCGCTCGATCACGGGGTGACCTCCTCGCGGCAAAACCCGAATTCGGCGCGGAGGGCGTCGTTGTGCTCGCCGAGCCGGGGCACCGGGCCCAGCACCGGCTCCACTTCGTCGATGTCGACCGGAGGCAGCAACGCCCGGACGACACCACCAGGGGCCTGGATCTGCTGCCGGCGAGCACGCCCGGCGAGCTGCGGATGGTCGAGGAGCTCACCCGGCCTGCGCAAGCGGGCACACGCGATCCCGGCCTCGCCGAGCAGTTCGACGACCTGGTCGGCGTCGAACGCGGCGAGCGCCGACTCGATCAGCGGCCCGATCAGGTGGTCGTGGGCGACGCGTTCGGGGTTGTGGGCGAACCGCGGGTCGCCGGCCAGCTCCGGGCGCCGGAGCACCTCCCGGCACAACCGAACCCATTCGCGGTCGCTTTGGACGGCCAGGAAAACCTGGTTGCCGTCGCCGGCCCGGTAAGGCCCGTAGGGGGCGATCGACGCGTGCTTCGCCCCGGTCCTGCGAGTCTCCGAACCCCCGTAGACCGCGTGGTACGCCGGTTGGATCATCCACTCCCCCAGCGCGTCGAGCATGGCGACCTCGACGGTCGCGCCGACACCCGTGGCGGCTCGCCGCAGCAGCGCGGTGAGGATGCCCGAGTAGGCGTACATGCCCGTCGCGATGTCCGCGATGGAAATCCCGGCCTTGCTCGGCTGTTCCGGCGTGCCGGTGGCGGCGACGAGCCCGGCCTCGCACTGGATCAGCAGGTCGTAGGCCTTCTTCGCCTGGTACGGGCCGCCGGGGCCGTAGCCCGAGATCGAGCAGTGGACGAGGTCGGGACGGGCCGCCCGCAGGGTCGCGGCGTCGAGGCCGAGGCGGCCCACCGCACCCGGTGCGAGGTTCTGGACCACCACGTCGGCGGCCGCGATCATCGCGTCGAGCACGCGGCGGTCGGCCGGGTCCTTGATGTCCAGCTCGATCGACTCCTTGCCGCGGTTGAGCCAGACGAAGTAGCTGGAGTCGCCGTGGACCGTCCGGTCGTAGCCACGGGAGAAGTCCCCGGCGCCGGGGCGTTCGACCTTGATGACGCGGGCGCCGAGGTCGGCGAGCTGCCGGGTCGCGAAGGGAGCGGCGACCGCCTGTTCCAGCGCGACGACGGTCGTGCCTTCGAGAGGAAGCATGGAGAGCCTTTCGTAGCCGGCGCTTCAGGGCCGGAGGAGGGCGCGGGCGCGGTCGAGCACCGGCTTGTCGATCATTCGCCCGTCGGGACCGGTGACCGCGCCTGCCGATCCCTCGGCCGCCTGGAGCACTGCACGGGCCCACGCGATTTCGTCCGCGCTGGAAGCCAGACCTCGTGCCGTGGGCGCGATCTGGGCCGGGTGGACGCAGAGTTTGCCGCGGAAGCCGAGGCTTCGGGCGTGGCGAGCCGCCGCGGTCACGGCGTCGGCGTCGTCGATGACCGTCGTGACGCCGTCGATCGGCGCCGACAGGCCGGCCACCCGGGAGGCGAGCACGATCGTGCTTCGCGCGAACAGCATCGCCTCGGCGGTGTCGTCGGCTCCGAGGTCGGCGGCCAGGTCGAGCGAGCCGAAGGCGAGCCGGGTCACCCCGGGCGCGGTGGCGACGTCGTGCACGCGGTGCAGCCCGGCCGCGGTCTCGACCAGCGCCACCACCGCGGTGCCCGTGCCCAGCCGCGCCGACAACGCGGCCAAGGCCGCCGGGTCCTCGGCCTTGGGCACGAGCACGCCGAGCAGCCCGGAGGCGCCGGCGACGGCGTCGACGTCCTCGTCGAACCACGGCGTGCCGGCGGCGTTGAGGCGAACCCAGGCCTGGCTGCCGTCGGACAGCCAGCGGAGCGTGTCGGCTCGGGCGGTGTCCTTGTCCTCGGGCCGCACCGCGTCTTCGAGGTCGATGACGACGGCGTCCGCGCCCGCGGCCGCCGCCTTCGCGAAGCGCCGGGGGACGTTGCCGGGCACGAAGAGCCAGGTGGCCTCGGGTCTCATCGGACCGGGTTCCGTTTGATGAGCTGACGCGCGATGACGGTCCGCTGGATCTCGTTGGTGCCCTCGCCGACGATCATCAGCGGCGCGTCGCGGAAGTACCGCTCGACGTCGAACTCCGTCGAGTAGCCGTAGCCGCCGTGGATCCGCACCGCGTCGAGCGCGATCTTCATGGCCGTCTCGGAAGCGAACAGCTTCGCCATCCCCGCTTCCAGGTCCGCGCGCTCGCCGGAGTCGTACCGGCGGGCGGCGTACTGGACGAGCTGCCGGGCCGCGGTCAACCCGGTCGCCATGTCGGCGAGGTAGTTGCCGATCGACTGGTGCTGCCAGATCGGCTGCCCGAAGCTTTCGCGTTCCTGGCTGTAGCGGATCGCGCGCGAGAGCGCGGCGGCGCCGACGCCGAGCGCTCGCGCCGCCACCTGGATGCGGCCGATTTCGAGCCCGCGCATCATCTGCGCGAACCCCTCGCCTTCGACGGTGCCCAGCAACGAGCTGCGGGGCACGCGGAAGTCGGTGAAGGACAGCTCGCAGCTTTCGACGCCCTTGTAGCCGAGCTTCGGCAGGTCGCGGGACACCTCGAAACCGGGCCCCTTTTCGACCAGCAGGATGCTGATGCCGCGGTGCTTCGGCTCGGCGGTCCGGTCGGTGAGGCACAGCAGCGCGATCAGCTGGGCGCGGCGGGCGTTGGTGATCCAGGTCTTGGACCCGGTGATGACGTAGTCGTTCCCGTCCTTCCGGGCCACGGTGCGCATGGCCTGCAGGTCGGATCCGCCGCCGGGTTCGGTGAGCGCCATGGTCGCCCGGATCTCCCCGGTGGCCAGCTTCGGCAGGTAGTGGTCCTGCTGCGCCTGGGTTCCGTAGTGGAGCAGGAGCTTGGCGACGACGCTGTGCCCGCCCATGGCGCCGGCGAGGCTCATCCACCCGCGGGCGAGCTCTTCGGTCACCGCGGCGTAGCACGGGGTGGACACCCCGGCGTCGTTCCACGGCTCCGGAACGGCGAGCCCGAAGACGCCCATGCGCTTCATCTGCTCGATCAGCGCTTCGGGGTAGGTGTCGGCGTGTTCCAGTTCTCGCACCACGGGCTCGACCTCGCGGTCGACCCACTCGCGGACGACGTCGACGATCGCTGTCTCGTCTGCGCTGAGTTCGTACATGGCTGTCATCCTGACTCGTGATGACGAGTCGAGAGAAATACCGATTCGTGATATCCCTAGACGCGTCCGGCATACCGGCAGGAGGACCGCGTGGAACTCAAGCAGCTCTTGGCCTTGGTGACCGTCGGCGACACCGGGAGCGTCACCAAGGCCGCCCGTCTGCTCCACGTCGTGCAGCCCGCGGTCAGCCGGTACATCCGCGCTCTGGAGGACGAGGTGGGAGTCCCGCTCTTCGAGCGCAGCCGCCAGGGGATGACCCTCACCCCGGCGGGCGAAGTCCTCGCCGAGCGCGCGAGACGCGCGCTGCTCGAACTGGACCGGGCCCGCGCCGAGATCCGCCCGGACCGCGAGCACGTGCGAGGCATCGTGACGATCGGGCTGCTGGAAAGCACCGTCGAACTCGTGGCCGCGCCGTTGGTGGAGGCGCTCGGGCGCCGGCACCCGGGCATCGACGTGCGGATCCTGAGCGCGTTTTCCGGTCACCTGCGGCAGTGGCTCGACGACGGCGCGGTGGACATGAGCCTGCTTTACAACGTGAACTCGACGCCGTCGATCGCCGTCACCCCGTTGCTGCGCGAAGCGTTGTGGGCGATCGCTCCCCCCGACACGGAACTCGGCCGCGAAGCGCTCACCTGGGACAGGGTGTGCGAGAACCGGCTGATCCTGCCGGTCGCGGGCCACGGCCTGCGCACCCTCGTGGACGAAGCGCTCGGCGCCGCGGCAGCGGCGCCCACGATCGTGTGCCAGACCAACTCGATGCCGGTGCAGAAGAGGCTGGTGGCCGTCGGCACCGGGTGGAGTGTCCTTCCCGCGGCGGGCGTCGCCGAAGACGTGGCAGCCGGGCGGCTGCGGGGCGGCCCGATCGTCGATCCCGCGATCTCCCGCACGATCGTCCTGGCGTTGCCGCGAGCCGGCCGCATCCCGCCCGCTGCCGAGGTCTCCGCCACCGAGATCGTCCGGGTGACCCACCGCCTGGTCGAGGACGGCACCTGGCCGACCGCCAGCGTGGCTCAGGCCGGGTGACCGCACAACGGCCGCTGCCGTTGACGGTCGCGACGACCCGGTCGCGGCCGACGCATGCTCGATGCCGTCGGTCACATCCACCCGTCAGCAGGCCGGACAGAGGAAAGGCTCAGCCGCGTCCGCAGAGCCGGACAGTGAAGTGCTGCGCTACCCCGGGATCTGCGTCGTGCGTGTGGAGGATGGGCAGCCAGTGGAGTAGACCCGGATGCCGCTTGGCGCCGCGCCCAGCTTCGCCGACGACGAGACTTTGATCGAAATTTGGCGGGCTGCTCTGCAGTGGCGCCAGACCTGTGCCCAACCGTTCGTGCTGTGCTGACATCCGAGGTTGCTTGGGTCATCAGGTGCTGGTGCGCGTCCCCTGCCACTGGCTACTGATCGTCGGCGTCGAGCCGGCTCAGTGCGGTGCCGAGGAAAGCGTCCCGGCGTTGTCCGAGAAGGTCAGCGTCAAGCTCTGACGGCCACCCGCCGTTCCCGGGTGACGGCCACGCCCTGCAGGACCAGCGCCATCATCGACCGGGGCCACAGCCACTGCATCCTCACAACAGGTCGACCCCGGCCAAACGGGTTCCCGGTCACAACCGCACGCTTCTGGTCCTGCGCCGCCAGCAGCGACAGCGTCAATGTCGACGAGGCGGCCATGGCTGTCGCGACCCGGGCCGGCAAGGCTTCCAGCTTGCCTTCGTAGGCTGACCGGTCTGGCGGCCCGTCGCCGCCGGGCCGGAACAGGCTCTCTGGATTCCATGGCCGATGACGACCGTGGCGCCTCCCAAGGCGGCCGCTCACCGATCCGCCGTGTACCGGTGAACCCATTGGAAAGCGGCGCCGGTTACACACGTCGTCTGGATGCTGCACAACCCAGCGGAGCGTCCGGCCTGACGAAGGCCGCCACGCTGCCGGCGGCGAGACGCGGCCGCGTCACCGGGATTGCGCGAAGCGCGCGATGGTGCCAGTCTGGCCAGCACACTCTACGCATCGGACACGACATGGAATTGACACCCTGGGACGGCTCGAGAATCGGGTTGGATCAGGAGGAGATGCGTCGGCACAATCGCGGTACTTTTCTTCGCCTCGTGCATCTGAGCGGCGGAATCTCGCGGGCTGAACTCGCGAGACGGATGAACCTCAACCGAAGCACGATCAAGACGTTGACGGCGGAACTGAGCGCAGCGGGCCTGGTCCGGGAAGTGTCGCAGACGGACAATCGTCACCAGGGCCGCCCGTCGCCCATTGTGCGGCCGGAGACTCAGCGTTTCCACGTATTGGCGTTCGACGTCGCGGTGGACCGGTTGGTCGCCGCCCGGATCGGCCTCGGCGGTGTCGTCCTGGACCGCAAGGTCGCCGCCCGGCGCCGGTCCGGAGTCGATCTCGACTACGTGGTCACGACGCTCGCGAACCTCGGCCGCCAGTTGACCGAGGCGGCGCCGTCGACGTCGACTTGCGTGGGGCTCGGGGCCTCGTACTGCGGAATGATCCGTCCCGACGACGGGACCGTCCGTTTCGGCCCCGACCTCGGATGGGTCGACCAGGCGTTCGGCGCTGAACTGGCACGCCGGCTGGGGCTGGGACCGCCAGTGCCGGTGGGAAACGAGGCCCATCTCGGCGCGCTCGCGGAGCACCTTCGTGGGGCCGGGACAGGAGTGCAGAACCTTGTCTACCTGCACGGCGACGTCGGCGTCGGTGGCGGGATCATCGTCGGCGGCACGGTGCTGGACGGCGACGCGGGCTACGGGTGCGAGCTGGGCCACATGGTCGTCAACCCGCACGGCGGGCGACCTTGTGGCTGCGGCTCCAGCGGGTGCCTGGAGGCGGAAGCCGGTGAACGGGCCTTGCTGGACGCCGCACACCGACCGCCGGAGGTCTTCGGCCGTGACGCCGTGCGGGCGGTGGCCGACGACGCTGCCGCAGGCGATGCCGACGCTCGCGACGCGCTCGATTACGTCGGGGATTGGCTGGGCATCGGCGTGGCCAATCTCATCAATCTCTTCAATCCGGCGGTGGTCGTCTTCGGTGGAATGTTGCGGGATGTGTACGCCGGTGTACTGCCGCGAGTACGTAGTCGCGTCGCACGCAATGTGCTGCCGGTGGCGAAGGAAAAGGTGCGCTTGAGTGTGTCGGCTCTCGGGGACGACGCCACCCTGATCGGCGCCGGCGAGCTCGGATTCGAGCGGCTGCTGCACGATCCATTGGGGGAAACGCCGCGGCTTTCGCCGACCGCTTCGTGATCCGGCCGTGGCGTGTCACTCGGAGCGAGCGACATGCGCGACGCACCGTCGCGGACGTCGGCGTCGGGGTGGATGCAAGAGATCCCGTGCTCGAGCACTCGCCGGCGGAGTACGTCCGGCGCCCGCTGGTGCGCAACGAGTCACCGACCCTCGACCTGTCCCACCTGCAGATCGAGGCCCTGCTGACCGCCGCGCGAGAATCAACCAACCCGTGCGACTTAGGGGTCAGTTCAGAATGAGTTTGCGGAGGCAGATCACGGAGCAGGCCAGGCTGAGGACGGCTTGGTGCACGTCGGCTCGTCGTTCGGTCCGGATGCGCAGGCGGCGGAAGCCTTTGAGCCACGCGAAGGTGCGTTCCACTGGCCAGCGGATGGTGCCCAGGCCAGAGCCGTGCTCGACGCCGCGGCGGGCGATGACCGGGGTGATGCCGCGGGCGCGGACCAGGCGCCGGTACTTGTCGTGATCGTAGCCGCGGTCGGCGTAGAGCCGACGCGGCCGACGACGCGGCTTGCCGACCACGCCACGGATCGGAGGGATGGCATCGAGCAGCGGGATCAGCTGGGTGACGTCATTGCGATGGCCGCCGGTCAGCGTGACCGCGAGCGGGGTGCCGTGGGCGTCGGTGATCAGGTGGTGCTTGGAGCCGGGTTTGCGCCGGTCGACCGGGCTGGGCCCGGTGTGGTCCCCCCTTTGAGAGCACGCAAGTGGGTGGAGTCGACCAGCGCAGCGGACAGGTCCAGCAGCCCAGCGGCACGCAGCTCGGCGAGCAGGCGTTCATGGAGTTGCTGCCAGACTCCGGCCTCGTGCCATTCGGTCAACCGTCGCCAGCAGGTGGCCCCGGAGGCGCCGAACAACGCCGTCGGCAGACGGTTCCAGCCGATACCGGTGCGGATGACGTACAGGATGCCTTCGAGTGCGGCGCGGTCGTCGGCACGCTTGCGGCCGGGATAGCGGAACCGCCGCGGATGCACCGGAAGGAGTGGTTCCAGCCGCTCCCACAGCTGGTCGGTCAGGACCTCCTCACGCATACCAAGATTCTCGAAAGCCCCGCAGCCCCGGCAAAGACGACACGCCGACTCATTCTGAACTGACCTCTTAGCCGGCCAGGACCGAACATCTTCGACCGTTCCAGCTGCTCAAGCCGCTTCTCCCGACCAAAAATCTCCGCGGATCGGTAGCGGATAGGCACAGTCGGAAGTCTCGCTGGAACGACCCGACCCAGCCAATCGTTGACGGCCGTCAGATCGTCGAATAGGGCGGCGGACAATGTCGGCAAGGACGACACCCAGCCCAGTTCGCGGCGCCACGGAAACGTCACCCACGGCCGTCCACTGTCGACACGCCGGGCTGCCGGCACCAACACATGGCGGGGCAGCGCGGGGACGGTGGATGCGTCCCATGCCTGCTTCGGCAGTTCGATCACGGAGGAGTTCGACAGCTGCAGCAACGCCTCGTGGCTGAGAATCCTGGCGCCCGCCCGGCTCGTTCGAGTCTTCACCCTCACCGAGGCGGACGAGGTACTGGCGGTCTACCCGTCCCCGCCGGACGCGACCGGCCGTTGAACAGAACAGCGTAGGCGCGGATGACCTATGCGCACCCGCGACTTCCAAGGCGTGTGGTCCGTGTCGACGTCGTGTAGGAAGTGGTTGGTGACCGGACTTTCTGTCGACTACGCAGGGTTGATGCGGAACCTACAGGTGCCGCTGATCCATGCTGACCTTGGTCGGGTGCTCCTCGACGCCGCGGCAGAACACTACGAACGCCAGTGGCCGATTTGCTCGTTGGTCCAGTTGTCTGTGGGCGAGTTTGCTGCCAGAACCCACCACCATCGCACCGCCCGCAGCGATCCCCGCGGCGGAGACCACGTTGAGCGGCACTCCGGCCACGGTGCCGATACCGGTGGCATCCAGGACCAGGCCGCCGCCCTCGCCTACCGCGCTGAGCGCAGTGAGTGCGACCCCGTGACCCGGATCACCCGGCAGGTCGATCTCGGAATGCCCGCAGTGACCTCGCTGCGCTGACCGGCCTGCGAGGACGGCGCCCGCTCACCGCAAAGACGGCGAGCGGGCGCCGGTCCAGCCAGCTGGCCTGGTTCGAGCGGACAGCGCGGTGCCCGGCGGCGTGACGGAGCGGCCGTAGCCGGTCGAGTCCGACGACGGTGGGCCCTGACCTTCATGGCCAACCCCGTCGAGCGGCAAGGGAAGAGTGTCGACGAGGGCCCAGAGCACGAGGCCAATGATGACGTAGCAGCGGTGACCAGGTTGGCGGGCCGGAGTGGACGTTCGCGACGAGACTTGCCGTGTCCCGAGAATGATTAGTGACGACCAAGGCGGCTGCGTGGACGCTGCCTGGTTGGACCGCCCCCGGACAGTCACGCGCGATACTGGTTCATTAAACAGCCCTGTCATCTGGCGGGCCGTTGCCGGGCGACGAGTTCGCCGGTCTGCTCCAGGATTAGTGTGCCGCGGTTGGTCAGCGTCGAGTGGGCGCCACTAGGTCGTGACCGTCGGACCGCAGTTCCATGCCGCTATCCGTGCATGCTGGCGTGATTCATTCGGCCTGATACGCGACCACACGTGTCAGGCGTCCTTCGTTGTCGACGGTGAAGAAGTCGGCAAACCGCAGGTCCTGTCCTTGGTAGCGCACCTCGATCTGCACGGCCACGCGGTCGCCGTCGACCAGCAGCGGGCCGGGCGCGGGCTTCGGGCCGCCGGTGGTGAACAGCTTCCGGTAGAACGCGGTGATCGCCGCGTTCCCGGCCAGCTTGGTCCCAGGGACGTCGAGCACGGCATCTTCGGCGAACAGTGCCTGAATCGCGTCGGCGTCCTCGCCCAGCAGCGCGTCGAAGTACCCGCGTGCCGCTTCGGCGGGGGAACGCGCCGGCTGCGGGGCGCTGAGGGCCGCCGGCATGCTGACCGCGATGTCGGCGCCGAGGGAGTCCGGGACGTAATGGCCGCTGCGCGACCGGATCTGCTCCAGGTGTGCGCCGATCTCGTCCGGTGTGGGCACCTGGTCGCCGGTGTGGCGCCAGCCGGGGGTGGTGCCGACGAAGGCGCTGTAGTAGCGGCCGCCGGCGCTGGCGAGAACCTCGTGGGTGAGGGTGCTTTCCTGGCTGACCAGGTAGGCGACCAGGGCGCTCACCAGTGCGGTGTCGGCGCCGGACCCAGGCTCGGGCTGGACTCCGGCGGCGGCGTTGGCCTGAGCGGTCATGCCGGCGGTGGCGCGCGGGGTGCCTGCCATCGGCAGCAGGACGTTGGCCAGGATGCCGTGCGGCTTGCCTTCGATGGCCAGCGCTTGTGCGAGGCCGAACACGCCCGCTTTGGCGGCGGCGTAGGAGGCTTGCCCGGCGTTGCCGAACAGCCCGGCCGACGAGCTGGTGAACAGTAGCCGCCCATACCCCTGCTCCTTCATCACGGCGAACGCAGGCTGGCTGACGTGCAGGGCGCCCTTGAGGTGCACGGCCAGGATCGCTTCGAAGTCCTGTGGGGTCACCTCGTCGATGGGCGCGTTGCGCCGGTTCCCGGCGTTGTTGAC
This genomic window from Amycolatopsis mongoliensis contains:
- a CDS encoding FAS1-like dehydratase domain-containing protein, whose translation is MIERTEVLQPEPAVALARLLGVDPPDLEDDGLPLLWHWVYLLDRPHQADLGPDGHPVRGVVPAPPAPGRRRMAAGGRVTRTGPLVVGRAATRRTEVVSTTDKTGRSGPLTFVVVRHTISQDGEVKVVEEQDIVYRDAAAAAVSATTATPVPPEADERAFPVDPTVLFRFSALTYNAHRIHYDRDYARNVEGYPGLVVHGPLQALAMAEAVRETGATATAIEYRVVAPLFDHQGLVVRAPGTGSSRRVSVRDHGGRITANGLVETPAEERKTR
- a CDS encoding CaiB/BaiF CoA transferase family protein, with translation MLPLEGTTVVALEQAVAAPFATRQLADLGARVIKVERPGAGDFSRGYDRTVHGDSSYFVWLNRGKESIELDIKDPADRRVLDAMIAAADVVVQNLAPGAVGRLGLDAATLRAARPDLVHCSISGYGPGGPYQAKKAYDLLIQCEAGLVAATGTPEQPSKAGISIADIATGMYAYSGILTALLRRAATGVGATVEVAMLDALGEWMIQPAYHAVYGGSETRRTGAKHASIAPYGPYRAGDGNQVFLAVQSDREWVRLCREVLRRPELAGDPRFAHNPERVAHDHLIGPLIESALAAFDADQVVELLGEAGIACARLRRPGELLDHPQLAGRARRQQIQAPGGVVRALLPPVDIDEVEPVLGPVPRLGEHNDALRAEFGFCREEVTP
- a CDS encoding HpcH/HpaI aldolase/citrate lyase family protein, whose product is MRPEATWLFVPGNVPRRFAKAAAAGADAVVIDLEDAVRPEDKDTARADTLRWLSDGSQAWVRLNAAGTPWFDEDVDAVAGASGLLGVLVPKAEDPAALAALSARLGTGTAVVALVETAAGLHRVHDVATAPGVTRLAFGSLDLAADLGADDTAEAMLFARSTIVLASRVAGLSAPIDGVTTVIDDADAVTAAARHARSLGFRGKLCVHPAQIAPTARGLASSADEIAWARAVLQAAEGSAGAVTGPDGRMIDKPVLDRARALLRP
- a CDS encoding acyl-CoA dehydrogenase family protein translates to MYELSADETAIVDVVREWVDREVEPVVRELEHADTYPEALIEQMKRMGVFGLAVPEPWNDAGVSTPCYAAVTEELARGWMSLAGAMGGHSVVAKLLLHYGTQAQQDHYLPKLATGEIRATMALTEPGGGSDLQAMRTVARKDGNDYVITGSKTWITNARRAQLIALLCLTDRTAEPKHRGISILLVEKGPGFEVSRDLPKLGYKGVESCELSFTDFRVPRSSLLGTVEGEGFAQMMRGLEIGRIQVAARALGVGAAALSRAIRYSQERESFGQPIWQHQSIGNYLADMATGLTAARQLVQYAARRYDSGERADLEAGMAKLFASETAMKIALDAVRIHGGYGYSTEFDVERYFRDAPLMIVGEGTNEIQRTVIARQLIKRNPVR
- a CDS encoding LysR family transcriptional regulator, whose protein sequence is MELKQLLALVTVGDTGSVTKAARLLHVVQPAVSRYIRALEDEVGVPLFERSRQGMTLTPAGEVLAERARRALLELDRARAEIRPDREHVRGIVTIGLLESTVELVAAPLVEALGRRHPGIDVRILSAFSGHLRQWLDDGAVDMSLLYNVNSTPSIAVTPLLREALWAIAPPDTELGREALTWDRVCENRLILPVAGHGLRTLVDEALGAAAAAPTIVCQTNSMPVQKRLVAVGTGWSVLPAAGVAEDVAAGRLRGGPIVDPAISRTIVLALPRAGRIPPAAEVSATEIVRVTHRLVEDGTWPTASVAQAG
- a CDS encoding ROK family transcriptional regulator, whose protein sequence is MADDDRGASQGGRSPIRRVPVNPLESGAGYTRRLDAAQPSGASGLTKAATLPAARRGRVTGIARSARWCQSGQHTLRIGHDMELTPWDGSRIGLDQEEMRRHNRGTFLRLVHLSGGISRAELARRMNLNRSTIKTLTAELSAAGLVREVSQTDNRHQGRPSPIVRPETQRFHVLAFDVAVDRLVAARIGLGGVVLDRKVAARRRSGVDLDYVVTTLANLGRQLTEAAPSTSTCVGLGASYCGMIRPDDGTVRFGPDLGWVDQAFGAELARRLGLGPPVPVGNEAHLGALAEHLRGAGTGVQNLVYLHGDVGVGGGIIVGGTVLDGDAGYGCELGHMVVNPHGGRPCGCGSSGCLEAEAGERALLDAAHRPPEVFGRDAVRAVADDAAAGDADARDALDYVGDWLGIGVANLINLFNPAVVVFGGMLRDVYAGVLPRVRSRVARNVLPVAKEKVRLSVSALGDDATLIGAGELGFERLLHDPLGETPRLSPTAS
- a CDS encoding IS5 family transposase (programmed frameshift); amino-acid sequence: MREEVLTDQLWERLEPLLPVHPRRFRYPGRKRADDRAALEGILYVIRTGIGWNRLPTALFGASGATCWRRLTEWHEAGVWQQLHERLLAELRAAGLLDLSAALVDSTHLRALKRGDHTGPSPVDRRKPGSKHHLITDAHGTPLAVTLTGGHRNDVTQLIPLLDAIPPIRGVVGKPRRRPRRLYADRGYDHDKYRRLVRARGITPVIARRGVEHGSGLGTIRWPVERTFAWLKGFRRLRIRTERRADVHQAVLSLACSVICLRKLILN
- a CDS encoding SDR family NAD(P)-dependent oxidoreductase, producing the protein MGIDFTGRVAVITGAGNGLGAEYARTLARLGAAVVVNDIGSSPDGTPDGTRPAEQVVEQITAAGGRAIANTDSVADPDGGRAIVEAAVKEFGRLDIVVNNAGNRRNAPIDEVTPQDFEAILAVHLKGALHVSQPAFAVMKEQGYGRLLFTSSSAGLFGNAGQASYAAAKAGVFGLAQALAIEGKPHGILANVLLPMAGTPRATAGMTAQANAAAGVQPEPGSGADTALVSALVAYLVSQESTLTHEVLASAGGRYYSAFVGTTPGWRHTGDQVPTPDEIGAHLEQIRSRSGHYVPDSLGADIAVSMPAALSAPQPARSPAEAARGYFDALLGEDADAIQALFAEDAVLDVPGTKLAGNAAITAFYRKLFTTGGPKPAPGPLLVDGDRVAVQIEVRYQGQDLRFADFFTVDNEGRLTRVVAYQAE